In Miscanthus floridulus cultivar M001 chromosome 5, ASM1932011v1, whole genome shotgun sequence, one genomic interval encodes:
- the LOC136455008 gene encoding mitogen-activated protein kinase kinase kinase 18-like codes for MDASAAKQLRRVRTLGHGASGAVVWLASDGASGQLLAVKSAGAGGEAQLRREERVLDNLRSPHIVPCLGSRAAAGGGYQLFLEFAPGGSLADRVAQSAGGRLAQPAVQAYTRDIARGLAYLHGRSLVHGDVKARNVVIGGDGRARLTDFGCARSVQHQQPSPSRPIGGTPAFMAPEVARGEEQGPAADVWAVACTVIEMATGRAPWSDVDDVFAAVRKIGYTDEVPELPAWLPAQAKDFLSMCLERDPRKRPTASQLLELPFLASASCDDGNGNADPTKHDWASPNSTLNTAFWESDDEDEETSERASERISSLASLCSGLPDWDFGEGWIQVWGDCSRVSEAPADTVTAGAGFALGLGNEALDAAVVDDLHVAIVEGASRFAYMQCRS; via the coding sequence ATGGATGCCTCCGCGGCGAAGCAGCTCAGGCGAGTCCGCACGCTCGGGCACGGCGCGTCAGGCGCCGTCGTGTGGCTGGCCTCCGACGGCGCCTCGGGGCAGCTCTTGGCGGTCAAGTCCGCGGGCGCCGGCGGGGAGGCGCAGCTGCGGCGCGAGGAGCGGGTGCTGGATAATCTCCGCTCTCCGCACATCGTGCCCTGCCTCGGCTCCCGCGCCGCCGCGGGCGGGGGATACCAGCTGTTCCTCGAGTTCGCGCCCGGCGGGTCGCTGGCCGACAGGGTCGCCCAGAGCGCGGGGGGCCGCCTCGCGCAGCCTGCGGTCCAGGCGTACACGCGAGACATCGCGCGGGGGCTCGCGTACCTCCACGGCCGGTCGCTGGTGCACGGGGACGTCAAGGCCCGGAACGTGGTGATCGGCGGAGACGGCCGCGCCAGGCTCACCGACTTCGGCTGCGCGAGGTCTGTCCAGCACCAGCAGCCGTCCCCGTCGCGGCCAATCGGCGGGACCCCGGCGTTCATGGCGCCGGAGGTGGCGCGTGGGGAGGAGCAGGGGCCGGCGGCCGACGTGTGGGCGGTCGCCTGCACCGTCATCGAAATGGCCACCGGCCGCGCGCCGTGGAGCGACGTGGACGACGTCTTTGCCGCCGTTCGCAAGATCGGCTACACTGACGAGGTCCCGGAGCTGCCCGCGTGGCTGCCAGCGCAGGCCAAGGACTTCTTGAGCATGTGCCTGGAGAGAGACCCCCGCAAGCGGCCCACCGCATCGCAGCTGCTGGAGCTCCCGTTCCTCGCGTCCGCCTCATGCGACGATGGCAATGGCAATGCCGATCCGACCAAGCATGACTGGGCGTCCCCTAACAGCACGCTCAATACGGCATTCTGGGAGtccgacgacgaggacgaggagacCTCTGAGCGAGCGTCCGAAAGGATCAGCTCTTTGGCGAGCCTCTGCTCGGGCTTGCCCGACTGGGATTTCGGGGAAGGCTGGATCCAAGTGTGGGGCGACTGCTCCCGGGTCTCCGAGGCACCGGCCGACACGGTGACGGCCGGCGCTGGTTTTGCCCTAGGCCTAGGGAATGAAGCGTTGGATGCCGCCGTGGTTGATGATCTCCACGTCGCCATCGTGGAAGGCGCCAGTAGATTTGCCTACATGCAGTGTAGGAGTTAG